The Caretta caretta isolate rCarCar2 chromosome 10, rCarCar1.hap1, whole genome shotgun sequence genome has a window encoding:
- the PERCC1 gene encoding protein PERCC1, protein MAAGVIRNLPEFRLAASFQHSFLHPTPPQDMDFQDLSDEEEVEEEDYYDVEEQDSPPCHSPGTEGQKVTAGCSQSDAEMTLQLLKFSELISCDIQRYFGRKAKDEDPDSCNIYEDCFSPRRLGRELYYADLMRLAQSGELDDEDAQGPVAPPGQLDQRVWRSICNKDGVQKLGPLAELFEYGLHRFLKRRAADGRKLRLEKKYAHIMPMHKRKLPQSFWKEPSPGPPCILNTNPPDFSDLLANWTSEPGQEQELPSTGRELARPAMETDQFSML, encoded by the coding sequence ATGGCTGCAGGAGTGATCAGGAACCTGCCAGAGTTCAGGCTGGCTGCTTCCTTCCAGCACTcattcctccaccccaccccaccccaggacatGGACTTCCAAGACCTGTCAGATgaggaggaggtggaagaggaAGACTACTATGACGTGGAAGAGCAGGACAGCCCTCCCTGTCACagtcctggcacagaggggcagaaagTCACAGCTGGTTGCAGCCAGAGTGATGCAGAAATGACCCTGCAGCTCCTGAAGTTCTCCGAGCTGATCAGCTGTGACATCCAAAGATACTTTGGGAGGAAGGCCAAGGATGAGGACCCTGACTCCTGCAACATCTACGAGGACTGCTTCTCTCCCCGccggctggggcgggagctgtaCTATGCAGACCTGATGCGACTCGCCCAGAGTGGCGAGCTGGATGACGAGGatgcccagggccctgtggcgCCCCCCGGGCAGCTCGACCAGCGGGTCTGGAGGTCCATTTGTAACAAGGACGGGGTGCAGAAGCTGGGGCCGTTAGCGGAGCTCTTCGAATATGGCTTGCACCGCTTCCTCAAGAGGAGGGCGGCTGACGGCAGGAAGCTGCGGCTGGAGAAGAAGTATGCCCACATCATGCCCATGCACAAGAGGAAGCTGCCACAGTCCTTCTGGAAAGAGCCGTCACCTGGCCCTCCATGCATCCTCAACACAAACCCGCCTGACTTCAGCGACCTCCTGGCCAACTGGACATCAGAGCCcgggcaggagcaggagctgcCCAGCACCGGCAGGGAGCTGGCCAGGCCGGCTATGGAAACCGATCAGTTCAGCATGCTGTGA